From the Roseibium sp. HPY-6 genome, one window contains:
- a CDS encoding ubiquinol-cytochrome C chaperone family protein: protein MVFNLFRRRSRDAERKVYCEIVAQARQPVFYTDFLVPDTIDGRFDLIVLHAVLYFRRMRGEGAKVSEFTQGVFDLFFQDMDASLREMGVSDTRVPKKVKVMGEAFYGRADVYIRAIDDNDAEELAEALGRNLFPDAQELVAQKRLALYMMSAAEKLSQQSTENLIGGDLTWPEAEAFAAIAV from the coding sequence ATGGTATTCAACCTGTTCCGCCGCCGGTCACGTGACGCCGAACGCAAGGTTTATTGTGAAATCGTGGCTCAAGCGCGGCAGCCGGTATTTTATACAGACTTTCTTGTTCCTGACACGATCGATGGCAGATTCGATCTGATCGTGCTGCACGCTGTCTTGTATTTCCGTCGCATGCGCGGGGAGGGGGCGAAAGTATCGGAGTTTACGCAAGGCGTATTTGACCTGTTCTTCCAGGATATGGATGCGTCATTGCGCGAGATGGGTGTTAGTGACACGCGTGTGCCGAAGAAGGTAAAAGTGATGGGGGAGGCCTTCTATGGCCGTGCCGATGTTTATATCCGCGCGATTGATGACAACGACGCTGAAGAACTGGCTGAAGCACTTGGCCGCAATCTGTTCCCCGATGCCCAAGAACTGGTCGCTCAAAAACGGCTCGCCCTCTACATGATGTCTGCAGCAGAAAAACTGTCACAACAATCAACCGAAAACCTGATCGGCGGCGACTTGACCTGGCCCGAAGCCGAGGCCTTTGCAGCGATCGCCGTCTGA
- a CDS encoding DUF177 domain-containing protein, translating to MATGAFPYSHTVKTSRIVDKDEAITVAPGDQELQAIAKAYDLVAMNSLDARFTLKPYRKEGVRVVGTIRTAIVQTCVVSLEPFESSLELEVDRTFEPTSSRPARIRDLNEDGEIEIDLESLDPPDVIMDGVLDLGALICEELALSLDPFPRKAGVEFDANEQEIPEDEEEIGKKPSPFAALEGLKITKED from the coding sequence ATGGCAACGGGTGCGTTTCCATATTCACACACCGTCAAGACCAGCCGGATTGTCGATAAGGACGAAGCCATCACCGTCGCACCGGGCGACCAAGAGCTTCAGGCTATCGCCAAGGCCTACGATCTGGTGGCAATGAACAGTCTGGATGCACGGTTCACTCTTAAACCTTACCGAAAAGAGGGTGTTCGCGTCGTTGGAACAATCAGGACTGCAATCGTGCAGACCTGCGTTGTTTCGCTCGAACCGTTTGAAAGCAGTTTGGAGCTTGAGGTCGACAGGACATTCGAGCCGACATCGAGCCGTCCTGCGCGGATCAGGGATCTGAACGAAGACGGTGAAATTGAAATAGACCTGGAATCGCTGGATCCGCCGGACGTTATCATGGATGGCGTGCTCGACCTGGGAGCCCTGATTTGCGAAGAACTTGCGCTGTCGCTTGATCCTTTTCCGAGAAAGGCAGGAGTGGAATTTGACGCAAACGAACAGGAAATACCGGAAGACGAAGAAGAAATCGGAAAGAAGCCGTCTCCTTTTGCAGCTCTGGAGGGTTTAAAGATCACGAAGGAAGACTGA
- a CDS encoding glycosyltransferase: protein MVPSDTHFIVVTPVYEDFEASSRLFKELHAELGDSVYIVAVDDGSVKHPLDTSGLEVAGAKGVVLKLRRNVGHQKAIAIGLGYVATHIQDDQTVVVMDSDGEDLPSSISKLVSDLQSNTVDVVVARRKSRVETLRFKTFYKIYKRLFRIVTGRTISFGNFMAMKADGVRRLSAMPELSIHVASAVLASKLRIATCPLDRGPRYAGQSKMNFVGLALHGFKGMMVFAEDVLVRVGIASAIVAILSVLGGMSAIVLKTIGYSTPGWFSVAFGILVLMFMQTGVLALMTLMLTGVVRSGTVTSELAYRDFVEKVLYSAVGNSKLEEAS, encoded by the coding sequence ATGGTCCCTTCTGACACACACTTTATTGTCGTTACCCCGGTCTACGAAGACTTCGAGGCAAGTAGCAGACTGTTCAAGGAACTGCACGCAGAGCTTGGCGACTCTGTGTACATCGTCGCCGTCGACGACGGATCCGTGAAACATCCCCTCGACACATCCGGGCTCGAGGTCGCTGGAGCAAAAGGCGTTGTGCTTAAGCTGAGACGCAATGTCGGTCATCAGAAAGCTATCGCTATCGGTCTTGGCTACGTGGCAACACATATTCAGGACGACCAAACGGTCGTTGTCATGGATTCCGATGGCGAAGACCTGCCGTCATCGATTTCAAAATTGGTGAGCGACTTGCAAAGCAACACTGTGGATGTTGTCGTCGCGCGTCGCAAAAGTCGGGTCGAAACACTGCGTTTCAAGACCTTCTACAAAATCTACAAACGGCTGTTTCGGATTGTCACCGGCAGAACGATCAGTTTCGGTAATTTCATGGCCATGAAAGCCGACGGGGTTCGGCGACTGTCAGCAATGCCGGAGCTGTCGATACATGTCGCCTCGGCGGTCCTTGCGTCGAAGCTGCGGATCGCCACATGCCCTCTGGACCGGGGTCCACGATATGCGGGTCAATCGAAAATGAACTTCGTTGGATTAGCGCTACACGGCTTCAAGGGGATGATGGTCTTTGCCGAAGATGTGCTCGTACGTGTAGGCATCGCGTCCGCCATCGTCGCCATCCTGTCTGTCCTCGGCGGAATGAGCGCTATCGTGCTCAAGACCATTGGCTATTCGACACCTGGTTGGTTTTCGGTCGCGTTCGGCATCCTGGTGCTGATGTTCATGCAGACCGGCGTCCTTGCGCTGATGACGCTGATGCTTACGGGCGTTGTTCGAAGCGGAACTGTCACTTCGGAACTGGCTTATCGAGACTTTGTCGAAAAGGTTCTCTACAGCGCCGTGGGAAATTCGAAGCTCGAAGAAGCCTCCTGA
- the plsX gene encoding phosphate acyltransferase PlsX → MAKTIPISLDAMGGDNGADVVIPGAEIALVRHPDIRFLLYGNENVVRPLLEQYPRVRDASVLHHCDVSIAMDTKPSQALRQGRWRSSMWRSIEAVKSGDASVAVSAGNTGAMMAMSKFCLRTMANIERPAIAAIWPTTRGESVVLDVGATIGADAQQLIDFAILGGAMARALFGVQRPSVGLLNIGVEEVKGLEEVRTAGRLLRETPLRSLEYAGFVEGDDLGKGTVDVVVTEGFAGNIALKTAEGTAKQIGSYLRSAMNRTFMSKIGYLFAKGAFDLLREKMDPRKVNGGVFLGLNGIVIKSHGGTDAEGYASAIDLAYDMVKNELTHKIAQDLVHYHRGRFAEAAPTSEGDL, encoded by the coding sequence ATGGCGAAAACAATTCCGATTTCCTTGGATGCCATGGGCGGAGATAACGGGGCCGATGTTGTCATTCCCGGAGCGGAAATAGCGCTCGTAAGACACCCGGATATTCGGTTCCTTCTTTATGGCAACGAAAACGTGGTGCGCCCGCTGCTGGAACAGTATCCGCGCGTACGGGACGCCTCGGTGCTGCATCATTGCGACGTCTCCATTGCCATGGACACAAAGCCAAGCCAGGCACTCCGGCAGGGAAGGTGGCGCTCGAGCATGTGGCGGTCGATCGAGGCGGTTAAGTCCGGCGACGCGTCTGTCGCTGTTTCGGCCGGCAACACGGGTGCAATGATGGCTATGTCGAAGTTCTGCCTTCGGACGATGGCCAACATCGAACGTCCGGCGATTGCGGCTATCTGGCCGACAACGCGAGGAGAATCGGTGGTTCTCGACGTCGGCGCGACCATAGGTGCTGACGCGCAGCAACTGATCGACTTTGCAATTCTTGGCGGCGCGATGGCACGTGCGCTCTTTGGCGTTCAGCGCCCAAGTGTCGGGTTGCTGAATATCGGCGTTGAGGAGGTCAAGGGACTGGAAGAGGTCCGCACCGCCGGTCGCCTGTTGCGCGAAACCCCGCTGAGATCACTTGAATATGCTGGTTTCGTCGAAGGGGACGACCTCGGCAAGGGAACGGTCGACGTTGTCGTTACAGAAGGGTTTGCGGGAAACATTGCGCTGAAAACCGCTGAAGGGACTGCCAAGCAGATCGGCAGCTATCTGCGGTCCGCAATGAATCGTACATTCATGTCCAAGATCGGATACCTGTTTGCCAAGGGAGCTTTCGACCTGTTGCGTGAGAAAATGGACCCGCGCAAGGTCAATGGAGGCGTTTTCCTGGGACTGAACGGCATTGTGATCAAAAGCCATGGGGGAACGGATGCTGAGGGCTATGCCTCCGCGATCGATCTGGCCTATGACATGGTGAAAAATGAACTGACCCACAAGATCGCGCAGGATCTTGTGCATTACCATCGTGGCCGCTTCGCAGAAGCCGCGCCGACATCGGAAGGTGATTTGTGA
- a CDS encoding beta-ketoacyl-ACP synthase III: MSVIRSIVTGCGSFLPEKVLTNSDLAKMVDTSDEWIVQRTGIEQRHIASEGQVTSDLALEAAQRALQNAGRDATDIDTIILATATPDNTFPATAVTVQASLGITHGFAFDVQAVCSGFVYALTTADAYIRAGLSERCLVIGAETFSRILDWEDRTTCVLFGDGAGALVVEKSESEGTTSDRGILTSHLRSDGRHKEKLYVDGGPSATQTVGHLRMEGREVFKHAVGMITDVIEDAYEATGFTSDDLDWFVPHQANKRIIDASAKKLRIAPEKVVTTVQMHGNTSAASIPLALDTAITDGRVKKNDLVMLEAMGGGFTWGSVLLRW; encoded by the coding sequence GTGAGCGTAATCCGTTCTATCGTGACCGGCTGCGGCAGTTTTCTGCCGGAGAAAGTTCTGACCAATAGCGATCTCGCCAAGATGGTGGACACATCTGATGAGTGGATCGTCCAGCGTACGGGTATCGAGCAACGTCACATCGCCTCCGAGGGACAGGTAACATCCGACCTTGCACTTGAAGCTGCGCAACGCGCCCTTCAAAACGCCGGGAGAGATGCGACCGACATCGATACGATTATCCTGGCAACGGCGACTCCCGACAATACATTCCCGGCGACTGCTGTTACCGTTCAGGCCAGCCTTGGGATTACCCACGGCTTCGCGTTCGATGTTCAGGCTGTCTGCTCCGGTTTTGTCTATGCCCTCACGACGGCAGACGCTTACATTCGCGCAGGTTTGTCAGAGCGGTGCCTTGTCATCGGAGCAGAGACTTTCTCCCGCATTTTGGACTGGGAAGACCGGACCACCTGTGTGCTCTTCGGAGACGGCGCAGGGGCTCTGGTCGTGGAAAAGTCCGAAAGTGAAGGCACGACCAGCGACAGGGGAATTCTCACCTCGCATCTGCGTTCTGACGGAAGACACAAGGAAAAGCTTTACGTTGATGGCGGGCCGTCGGCGACCCAAACGGTCGGGCACCTTCGAATGGAAGGCCGTGAAGTATTCAAACATGCCGTCGGCATGATCACCGATGTGATCGAGGATGCTTACGAAGCGACCGGTTTTACGTCGGATGATCTCGACTGGTTTGTCCCGCATCAGGCCAACAAGCGCATTATTGACGCAAGTGCCAAGAAGCTCAGGATTGCACCTGAAAAGGTGGTCACAACGGTACAAATGCACGGCAACACTTCAGCAGCATCGATTCCCCTGGCGCTCGATACCGCAATCACGGACGGACGTGTCAAAAAGAACGATCTTGTGATGCTGGAGGCAATGGGTGGCGGATTTACCTGGGGATCGGTTCTTCTGCGCTGGTAG
- a CDS encoding UDP-glucuronic acid decarboxylase family protein, with product MKVVNRQRVLVTGGSGFLGSHLCERLLQEGMDVLCIDNLYSSTKDNIVHLLSNPNFEFQRHDVTFPIYLEVDEIYNLACPASPIHYQRDPVQTTKTSVHGAINMLGLAKRTRARIFQASTSEVYGDPEVHPQTEDYWGRVNPIGVRSCYDEGKRCAETLFFDYHRQHGLDIKVARIFNTYGPRMHPNDGRVVSNFIVQALQGKDITIYGDGLQTRSFCYVDDLIEGFVRLMSSSSELTGPVNLGNPSEFTILELAETVLELVGGASKLVFRPLPHDDPKQRRPDITIAKDQLDWTPTIPLKEGLKETITYFRDL from the coding sequence ATGAAGGTTGTAAACAGACAGCGCGTGCTTGTAACCGGCGGTTCGGGGTTCCTCGGGTCTCATCTGTGCGAGCGACTTCTTCAAGAGGGAATGGATGTCCTGTGCATCGACAACCTCTACAGCAGCACGAAAGACAACATCGTTCACCTTCTTTCAAATCCGAACTTCGAGTTTCAAAGGCACGATGTCACCTTTCCGATTTATCTGGAAGTTGACGAAATCTATAACCTCGCCTGCCCTGCCTCACCAATCCACTATCAACGCGATCCCGTCCAGACCACGAAAACAAGCGTCCATGGTGCAATTAACATGCTGGGCCTGGCGAAGCGCACGCGCGCGCGCATCTTCCAGGCTTCAACAAGTGAAGTCTATGGCGACCCCGAAGTGCACCCACAGACCGAGGATTACTGGGGCCGTGTAAACCCGATCGGCGTCCGTTCCTGTTACGACGAAGGTAAGCGTTGCGCGGAAACACTCTTCTTCGATTATCATCGGCAGCATGGGCTCGACATCAAGGTTGCCCGCATTTTCAATACCTATGGGCCGCGCATGCACCCGAACGATGGCCGCGTGGTCAGCAACTTCATAGTGCAGGCTTTGCAGGGTAAGGACATCACGATTTATGGCGACGGCCTGCAGACACGCAGCTTTTGCTATGTCGATGATCTTATTGAAGGGTTTGTGCGGCTCATGTCTTCGTCATCCGAATTGACTGGACCTGTGAACCTTGGAAATCCATCGGAATTCACGATCCTCGAACTTGCCGAAACGGTTCTGGAGCTTGTCGGCGGAGCTTCCAAGCTCGTCTTTCGCCCGCTTCCTCACGATGATCCGAAACAGAGGCGGCCGGATATCACGATTGCAAAGGATCAACTTGACTGGACGCCGACAATCCCGCTCAAAGAGGGATTGAAGGAAACAATCACATACTTTCGGGATTTGTAA
- a CDS encoding sodium-translocating pyrophosphatase, whose amino-acid sequence MIELVIIVVCGLLSIAYGAWAIQSVMAADAGNARMQEIAGAIQEGASAYLNRQYTTIAIVGAVVFVLAWILLSGPAAIGFAIGAVLSGAAGYIGMMVSVRANVRTAQAASQSLGAGLEIAFKAGAVTGLLVAGLALLGVAVYYAILTGMMGYEATDRTVIDALVSLGFGASLISIFARLGGGIFTKGADVGGDLVGKVEAGIPEDDPRNPATIADNVGDNVGDCAGMAADLFETYAVTVVATMVLASIFFTGTSAMELMLLPLLIGASCVVTSIIGTFFVKLGENNSIMGALYKGFIATSVLSAVALAVIVFGWLGAGTEYTTSGGTTFSGFDLFVCGVVGLLVTGLIIWVTEYYTGTEYRPVKSIAQASVTGHGTNVIQGLAVSLEATALPAIIIIAGILVTYSFAGLFGIAIAVTTMLALAGMVVALDAFGPVTDNAGGIAEMADLPAEVRTTTDALDAVGNTTKAVTKGYAIGSAGLGALVLFAAYTEDLKYFSSTAEEGSIFAGINVDTLFTLSNPYVVAGLLFGGLLPYLFGGISMTAVGRAAGAVVEEVRRQFKEKPGIMEGTERPDYGRAVDMLTKAAIREMIVPSLLPVLSPIVVFFVVRAVATPADAFAALGAMLLGVIVTGLFVAISMTAGGGAWDNAKKSFEDGFTDKDGVTHQKGGEAHKASVTGDTVGDPYKDTAGPAVNPMIKITNIMALLLLAILAH is encoded by the coding sequence ATGATCGAGCTTGTCATCATCGTTGTTTGTGGCCTCTTGTCCATCGCCTATGGCGCCTGGGCAATCCAATCCGTCATGGCGGCGGATGCGGGCAATGCCCGCATGCAGGAAATCGCGGGGGCGATTCAGGAAGGGGCCAGTGCCTATCTCAATAGGCAGTATACGACCATTGCCATCGTTGGTGCCGTTGTGTTCGTACTTGCCTGGATCCTGTTGTCCGGGCCCGCTGCAATCGGATTCGCGATCGGGGCTGTTCTCTCAGGTGCTGCCGGATATATCGGCATGATGGTCTCTGTTCGCGCGAATGTGCGCACTGCTCAGGCTGCCAGCCAAAGTCTGGGAGCCGGACTGGAGATCGCATTCAAGGCCGGTGCCGTCACCGGCCTTTTGGTTGCCGGGCTCGCGCTTCTCGGCGTTGCGGTCTATTACGCCATTCTCACCGGAATGATGGGCTACGAAGCGACGGACCGGACCGTTATCGATGCCTTGGTGTCATTGGGCTTCGGCGCATCGCTCATCTCCATCTTTGCACGTCTGGGCGGCGGCATCTTCACCAAGGGTGCCGATGTTGGCGGCGATCTCGTGGGTAAGGTTGAAGCCGGAATTCCGGAGGACGATCCGCGCAATCCGGCAACTATTGCCGATAACGTTGGCGACAATGTCGGCGACTGCGCGGGCATGGCTGCCGATCTGTTCGAGACTTACGCGGTGACCGTGGTTGCGACCATGGTTCTGGCGTCGATTTTCTTCACGGGCACGTCCGCGATGGAACTGATGCTGTTGCCTCTGTTGATCGGCGCAAGCTGCGTGGTCACCTCCATAATCGGCACGTTCTTCGTCAAGCTCGGCGAAAACAACTCCATCATGGGAGCGCTCTACAAGGGCTTTATTGCCACTTCGGTGCTCTCGGCTGTGGCTCTTGCCGTCATCGTGTTCGGTTGGCTGGGCGCAGGCACGGAATACACAACATCCGGCGGAACAACATTCAGCGGCTTTGATCTGTTCGTATGCGGTGTTGTCGGCCTGCTGGTGACCGGCCTGATCATCTGGGTGACCGAATACTACACCGGTACGGAATATCGTCCGGTGAAATCCATCGCCCAGGCATCCGTGACCGGGCATGGCACGAACGTCATTCAGGGTCTCGCGGTATCGCTTGAGGCAACTGCCCTTCCCGCAATCATCATCATTGCAGGTATTCTGGTGACCTACAGCTTTGCCGGTCTCTTTGGCATCGCGATCGCGGTGACCACAATGCTCGCGCTTGCGGGCATGGTCGTTGCACTCGACGCTTTCGGGCCAGTGACGGACAACGCCGGCGGCATTGCCGAAATGGCCGATCTTCCGGCCGAGGTCCGCACGACGACCGATGCGCTCGATGCGGTTGGCAACACCACCAAGGCTGTCACCAAAGGCTATGCCATTGGTTCGGCGGGTCTCGGTGCGCTCGTGCTGTTCGCCGCCTATACGGAAGACCTGAAATACTTCTCCAGCACCGCTGAAGAAGGATCAATCTTCGCAGGGATCAATGTGGACACATTGTTCACGCTGTCCAATCCCTATGTGGTGGCCGGTTTGCTGTTCGGCGGTCTTCTGCCTTATCTCTTCGGCGGGATCTCCATGACGGCGGTCGGCCGGGCAGCCGGAGCGGTTGTCGAAGAGGTGCGCCGTCAGTTCAAGGAAAAGCCGGGCATCATGGAAGGCACGGAGCGTCCTGACTATGGACGTGCAGTCGACATGCTTACCAAGGCTGCCATCCGGGAAATGATCGTTCCCTCGCTGCTACCGGTTCTCTCACCGATCGTGGTCTTCTTCGTTGTTCGCGCGGTTGCGACACCGGCTGATGCCTTTGCAGCGCTCGGAGCAATGCTGCTTGGCGTTATCGTCACCGGTTTGTTCGTGGCCATTTCTATGACGGCAGGCGGCGGTGCTTGGGACAACGCCAAGAAGTCCTTCGAGGACGGCTTTACCGACAAGGATGGGGTGACGCACCAAAAAGGTGGCGAAGCACACAAAGCGTCCGTCACAGGCGACACCGTCGGCGATCCGTACAAGGATACAGCTGGTCCTGCAGTGAACCCGATGATCAAGATCACCAACATCATGGCGTTGCTGCTCTTGGCGATCCTGGCGCACTGA
- a CDS encoding MFS transporter → MSTAMPDTVVDDRLAKRNAVLLALAQALGGASASIVIATGPLVGYMMLDEDKSLATLPVSAMVLGTAFGTIPAGILMRRFGRRAGFTGASLLGVISGLLASFAVFRDSFALFSLACCMGGFAGAFVQQYRFAAADTASDAFKPKAISWVLAGGVLAGIVGPQTVIATKDMFAPILFAGTYLAQAGLALIALFLLIFIQIPKPPRQTKSHSGGRPLRTIMSQPRFIVSAACGICSYALMSLVMTATPLAMIACGLSETDAALGIQWHVLAMFGPSFFTGSLIARFGKERIVSIGLVLLAGCSVVALMGIELAHFWTALVLLGLGWNFGFIGATAMLTDTYRPEERNLVQAVNDFLVFGFVAAASFSSGALLNAFGWGTVNILVFPFVVLCIALLLWLAFAERKEVTTA, encoded by the coding sequence ATGAGCACCGCAATGCCGGACACCGTTGTTGATGATCGACTGGCAAAGCGCAATGCCGTTCTGCTGGCGCTGGCTCAGGCGCTGGGAGGGGCGTCAGCATCGATCGTGATCGCGACCGGACCGCTTGTCGGCTATATGATGCTTGATGAGGACAAGTCCCTTGCAACGCTTCCGGTTTCCGCGATGGTTCTGGGCACAGCTTTCGGAACGATCCCGGCCGGCATTCTAATGCGCCGTTTTGGACGCAGGGCCGGGTTTACCGGGGCTTCGCTTCTGGGTGTGATTTCAGGTTTGCTTGCTTCGTTCGCCGTCTTTCGCGACAGTTTTGCGCTGTTTTCACTTGCGTGCTGCATGGGTGGGTTTGCCGGCGCGTTCGTTCAGCAATACCGCTTCGCTGCGGCCGACACGGCCAGCGACGCGTTCAAGCCCAAGGCAATTTCGTGGGTGTTGGCAGGTGGTGTGCTGGCAGGCATTGTAGGGCCGCAAACGGTCATCGCGACGAAAGACATGTTTGCGCCTATCCTCTTTGCCGGAACCTATCTGGCGCAGGCTGGACTCGCGCTGATTGCGCTTTTCCTGCTCATCTTCATTCAGATACCAAAGCCTCCGCGCCAGACAAAATCGCACTCCGGTGGACGGCCGTTGCGGACGATCATGTCACAACCACGCTTTATCGTGTCCGCCGCATGTGGCATCTGCTCCTATGCATTGATGAGCCTCGTCATGACGGCAACCCCGCTTGCCATGATTGCCTGCGGTCTGTCGGAAACCGATGCTGCACTGGGTATTCAGTGGCACGTTCTGGCGATGTTCGGACCGAGTTTCTTTACCGGAAGTCTGATTGCACGCTTCGGCAAGGAAAGGATTGTATCTATCGGCCTGGTGCTGCTCGCGGGTTGTTCTGTCGTGGCACTGATGGGGATTGAGCTTGCCCATTTCTGGACGGCTCTGGTCCTCCTCGGGCTTGGCTGGAATTTCGGCTTCATCGGTGCAACAGCCATGCTGACTGACACCTACCGGCCGGAGGAGCGCAATCTGGTTCAGGCGGTCAATGACTTTCTGGTCTTCGGATTTGTTGCTGCAGCTTCGTTTTCCTCCGGAGCACTTTTGAACGCGTTTGGCTGGGGAACGGTGAACATCCTGGTCTTTCCGTTTGTTGTTCTGTGCATCGCATTGCTGCTATGGCTGGCATTTGCTGAAAGAAAAGAAGTTACAACCGCTTAA
- the thiL gene encoding thiamine-phosphate kinase, with protein sequence MAQDRPGEFELIKSYFAPLASDPGSLGLTDDAAVLRPEPGFDLVLTKDVLAADVHFFADDAPEAIAAKALRVNLSDLAAKGAKPRGYLLGLALPSDWTELWLERFCAGLSADQSAYDVRLLGGDTIRSNNGLQVSITAIGQVEEGKAVRRSGARPGDILFVTGTIGDAAAGLAARLDPVFCERASLAVGDENHILDRYLLPRPRTKLAPLLVGHASAAMDVSDGLFADCGHLANASGTGLEIDLAKVPVSPAMKHLQNKAFEYYVRFLNGGDDYEILAAVPAEKAERFRRGAELAGCPVTEIGIVSEEAGRVKVTKDGHPLALAADGGFRHF encoded by the coding sequence ATGGCGCAAGACCGGCCCGGAGAGTTTGAGCTGATCAAGTCGTATTTCGCGCCCCTCGCGAGCGATCCTGGCAGTCTCGGCCTGACGGACGATGCCGCTGTCCTCCGTCCGGAACCCGGTTTCGATCTGGTTCTGACAAAGGACGTTCTTGCCGCAGACGTTCACTTCTTTGCTGACGATGCACCAGAAGCAATCGCCGCCAAGGCTTTGCGCGTGAACCTGTCTGATCTGGCAGCCAAAGGCGCTAAACCACGCGGTTATCTCCTCGGCCTGGCGCTGCCGTCTGACTGGACAGAGTTATGGCTCGAACGCTTCTGCGCGGGATTATCGGCCGATCAGTCGGCTTATGATGTCCGGTTGCTTGGCGGCGACACGATCCGGTCCAACAATGGCCTGCAAGTCTCCATTACGGCAATTGGGCAGGTGGAAGAGGGCAAGGCGGTGCGAAGGTCGGGTGCCCGCCCTGGCGATATCCTGTTCGTAACAGGCACGATCGGAGACGCTGCCGCAGGTCTCGCTGCAAGGCTTGACCCGGTATTTTGTGAACGCGCGTCTTTAGCCGTCGGAGACGAGAACCATATTCTGGATCGTTACCTGCTGCCCCGGCCGCGCACGAAGCTTGCGCCTTTGCTTGTCGGCCACGCCTCCGCTGCCATGGATGTTTCCGACGGTCTCTTTGCCGATTGCGGACACCTGGCAAACGCCTCTGGAACCGGTCTTGAAATTGATCTGGCGAAGGTTCCTGTTTCCCCGGCAATGAAGCACCTTCAGAACAAAGCGTTTGAGTATTATGTGCGCTTCTTGAATGGCGGCGATGATTACGAGATCCTGGCTGCGGTTCCCGCTGAAAAGGCCGAGCGCTTCAGAAGAGGGGCGGAACTCGCCGGTTGTCCTGTTACCGAAATCGGCATTGTGAGCGAAGAGGCTGGTAGAGTTAAGGTGACAAAGGATGGCCATCCGTTGGCTCTTGCGGCAGACGGCGGCTTTCGGCATTTCTGA
- a CDS encoding methyltransferase domain-containing protein encodes MLQTKEKTSYSGFDELVAIDKAMPRYNSFIAETIARSLGSSKKPVDFGAGIGTLADCFHAKTGLKPTCVEVDETCRGILISKGYETLQDISGVDNFDFVFSSNVLEHIEDDQEILKCIFDRLEKNGQIVLYLPAFQKLFSDLDASVGHYRRYDKRMLVDKLTSAGFRVEEVFYADCVGFFISLFFRYFGYSADKGLASPSRLETYDKFIFPFSKALDSLGLKHFFGKNICVRAKKISE; translated from the coding sequence GTGCTGCAAACAAAAGAGAAAACAAGCTACTCGGGTTTTGACGAGTTGGTTGCGATTGACAAAGCAATGCCGCGGTACAACTCCTTTATTGCCGAAACGATTGCGCGCAGCCTCGGCTCAAGCAAAAAACCAGTCGATTTCGGCGCTGGCATCGGAACACTGGCGGACTGCTTTCACGCAAAAACCGGACTGAAGCCAACATGCGTCGAGGTCGATGAAACCTGCAGGGGCATTCTGATATCAAAGGGCTACGAAACGCTCCAGGACATTTCCGGCGTCGACAATTTTGATTTTGTATTCAGCTCAAACGTTCTGGAACATATTGAAGACGATCAGGAAATTCTGAAATGCATCTTCGATCGGTTGGAAAAAAACGGGCAAATTGTTCTTTACCTGCCCGCTTTTCAGAAGCTGTTTTCCGATCTGGACGCGAGCGTCGGTCACTATCGCCGTTATGACAAACGCATGCTCGTTGACAAGCTGACGAGCGCAGGCTTCAGAGTTGAAGAAGTGTTTTATGCAGACTGTGTCGGCTTCTTTATCAGCCTGTTCTTCCGTTACTTTGGGTATTCGGCCGACAAGGGGCTTGCATCGCCCTCGCGGCTGGAAACCTACGACAAATTTATTTTTCCATTTAGCAAGGCTCTCGACTCGCTGGGTCTGAAACACTTTTTTGGAAAAAATATCTGCGTTCGGGCAAAGAAAATCTCTGAGTAA
- a CDS encoding outer membrane protein assembly factor BamE — translation MNFKASALILPLLATLPLGGCFTSTYTHGHVVTTSMLNQVQVGSSREQVELVLGSPSTTSSLSGDAYYYISQKTATTAFLAPDIVEQRVVAIYFDEDGFVKDLGNYTLEDGKVVDIVTRKTRTGGADYGFLTQILRGATNPGLGL, via the coding sequence ATGAACTTCAAGGCGAGCGCCCTGATCCTTCCGCTTCTGGCCACGCTTCCGCTCGGCGGCTGTTTTACATCGACGTATACGCATGGGCATGTTGTGACCACGTCCATGCTGAACCAGGTGCAAGTCGGGTCCAGCCGAGAGCAGGTGGAACTTGTGTTAGGGTCGCCGTCGACGACGTCAAGCCTGAGCGGCGACGCCTACTATTACATATCCCAGAAAACCGCGACCACGGCTTTCCTCGCCCCCGACATTGTCGAACAGCGGGTCGTTGCGATCTATTTTGACGAAGACGGTTTTGTGAAAGATCTCGGCAACTACACGCTCGAGGATGGCAAGGTCGTCGACATCGTAACCCGCAAGACACGGACCGGCGGCGCGGACTACGGCTTCCTGACCCAAATCCTGAGAGGCGCCACGAACCCGGGTCTCGGGCTCTAG